A stretch of the Fusobacterium varium genome encodes the following:
- the rpsP gene encoding 30S ribosomal protein S16, with the protein MLKLRLTRLGDKKRPSYRIVAMEALSKRDGQAIAYLGNYFPLEDSRVVLKEEEIIKFLSNGAQPTRTVKSILVKAGVWAKFEETKRK; encoded by the coding sequence ATGTTAAAATTAAGACTTACAAGATTAGGAGACAAAAAAAGACCTTCTTATAGAATCGTAGCTATGGAAGCTTTATCAAAAAGAGATGGGCAAGCTATTGCTTATTTAGGTAACTATTTCCCATTAGAAGATTCTAGAGTAGTACTAAAAGAAGAAGAAATTATTAAATTCCTAAGCAATGGAGCTCAACCTACTAGAACTGTAAAATCAATTTTAGTTAAGGCAGGAGTATGGGCAAAATTCGAAGAAACTAAAAGAAAATAG
- the ffh gene encoding signal recognition particle protein, whose translation MLDNLGSRFQEIFKKVRGHGKLSESNIKEALKEVRMSLLEADVNYKVVKDFTNKILEKSIGTDVLKGINPGQQFIKVVNDELVELLGGTNSRLTKGVRNPTVLMLSGLQGAGKTTFAAKLANYLKKQGESVLMVGADVYRPAAIKQLQVLGEQIDVPVYAEEDNKDAVAICEHGLAKAKELNSTYMIIDTAGRLHIDEKLMDELRNIKKAVRPQEILLVVDAMIGQDAVNLAESFNNVLSIDGIVLTKLDGDTRGGAALSIKSVVGKPIKFVGVGERIDDIELFHPERLVSRILGMGDVVSLVEKAQSAIDEDDAKSLEEKIRTQKFDLNDFLKQLQNIKKLGSLGSILKMIPGMGQIGDIAPAEKEMKKVEAIIQSMTKEERKKPDILKANRKRRIALGSGTEVADINRLLKQFEQMKSMMKMFSGGKMPQFPGMKGGKGGRFPF comes from the coding sequence ATGTTAGATAATTTAGGTTCTAGATTTCAGGAAATTTTTAAAAAAGTAAGAGGTCATGGAAAACTAAGTGAAAGTAATATAAAAGAAGCTTTAAAAGAAGTAAGAATGTCATTGCTGGAAGCTGATGTCAATTACAAAGTAGTAAAGGATTTTACGAATAAAATACTTGAAAAATCTATAGGAACAGATGTATTGAAAGGTATAAATCCAGGTCAGCAGTTTATAAAAGTTGTTAATGATGAACTTGTTGAGCTTCTTGGAGGAACGAATTCAAGACTTACTAAGGGAGTAAGAAATCCTACTGTACTGATGCTTTCTGGATTGCAAGGAGCAGGAAAAACTACTTTTGCTGCAAAATTAGCTAATTATCTAAAAAAACAGGGAGAATCTGTTTTAATGGTAGGGGCTGATGTATATAGACCAGCAGCTATAAAGCAACTTCAAGTATTAGGAGAACAAATAGATGTTCCTGTATATGCAGAGGAAGATAATAAAGACGCAGTGGCTATTTGTGAACATGGACTGGCTAAAGCAAAAGAGTTAAATTCAACATATATGATAATAGATACAGCTGGAAGACTTCACATAGATGAAAAACTTATGGATGAACTTAGAAACATTAAAAAAGCTGTAAGACCTCAAGAAATTTTGTTGGTAGTAGATGCTATGATTGGACAGGATGCTGTAAATCTAGCAGAATCTTTTAACAATGTGCTTAGTATAGATGGAATAGTACTTACAAAATTAGATGGAGATACAAGAGGGGGAGCAGCTCTTTCAATTAAATCTGTTGTGGGTAAACCAATTAAGTTTGTAGGGGTTGGAGAGAGAATAGATGATATAGAGCTTTTCCATCCAGAGAGACTTGTATCAAGGATCCTAGGAATGGGAGATGTAGTATCGCTGGTAGAAAAAGCACAAAGTGCTATAGATGAAGATGATGCAAAGTCGCTGGAAGAGAAAATAAGGACGCAAAAATTTGATTTAAATGATTTTTTGAAACAGCTTCAGAATATAAAAAAATTGGGTTCTCTTGGAAGTATTTTAAAAATGATACCAGGAATGGGACAAATTGGAGATATAGCACCTGCTGAAAAAGAAATGAAAAAAGTAGAAGCTATAATTCAATCTATGACTAAAGAAGAGAGAAAGAAACCTGATATACTTAAGGCCAATAGAAAAAGAAGAATAGCTCTAGGAAGCGGAACAGAAGTTGCTGATATCAACAGATTGCTGAAACAATTTGAACAAATGAAGAGTATGATGAAGATGTTCAGTGGTGGAAAAATGCCGCAATTTCCAGGAATGAAAGGTGGAAAGGGAGGAAGATTCCCTTTTTAA
- the purA gene encoding adenylosuccinate synthetase, with the protein MAGYVVVGTQWGDEGKGKIIDVLANKADYVVRFQGGNNAGHTVVVNGEKFVLHLLPSGMLHGNGKCIIGPGVVIDPKVLLKELDTLEVKGAKIDHLFISDRAHIIMPYHVRMDELCEENSGEHKIGTTKRGIGPCYADKINRVGIRAIDLLDMNIFADKLKRGLDAKNLIFTKIYGAEPLSFDTIFEEYKGYADRLKHRIIDSIPEINKALDEDKLVLFEGAQAMMLDINYGTYPYVTSSSPTTGGVTTGAGVSPRKITKGIGVMKAYTTRVGEGPFVTELTDELGEQLRKTGFEYGATTGRPRRCGWLDLVVGKYAVDINGLTDIVITKIDVLSGLDTVKICVAYDIDGKRYTSVPASTEILSRAIPVYEELPGWKEDITQMKNYDELPENCKKYIKRMEEFLGCPISVVSVGPDRSQNIHIREI; encoded by the coding sequence ATGGCAGGATATGTAGTAGTTGGTACCCAATGGGGAGATGAAGGAAAAGGAAAAATAATAGATGTTTTAGCAAACAAGGCTGATTATGTAGTTAGATTTCAAGGTGGAAATAATGCAGGACATACAGTAGTGGTAAATGGAGAAAAATTTGTATTACACTTGTTACCATCTGGAATGCTTCATGGAAATGGAAAGTGTATAATAGGACCAGGTGTTGTTATTGATCCTAAAGTTTTATTGAAAGAATTAGATACTCTTGAAGTAAAAGGAGCAAAGATAGATCATTTGTTTATTAGTGACAGAGCTCATATAATAATGCCTTATCATGTAAGAATGGATGAATTGTGTGAGGAAAATAGTGGTGAACATAAAATAGGAACTACTAAAAGAGGAATTGGGCCTTGTTATGCAGATAAAATTAATAGAGTAGGAATAAGAGCAATTGATCTTTTAGATATGAATATTTTTGCTGATAAATTAAAAAGAGGTCTTGATGCTAAAAATTTAATATTTACTAAAATATATGGAGCTGAACCTTTATCATTTGATACTATTTTTGAAGAATATAAAGGATATGCAGATAGACTTAAACATAGAATAATAGATTCTATTCCTGAAATAAATAAAGCTTTAGATGAGGATAAATTAGTTCTTTTTGAAGGAGCACAGGCCATGATGCTTGATATTAATTATGGAACATATCCATATGTTACATCATCATCACCCACAACTGGAGGAGTGACTACAGGTGCAGGAGTATCTCCTAGAAAAATAACTAAGGGTATAGGAGTAATGAAGGCATACACAACAAGAGTAGGAGAAGGACCATTTGTAACAGAACTCACAGATGAGCTTGGAGAACAATTAAGAAAAACTGGATTTGAATATGGGGCAACTACTGGAAGACCTAGGAGATGTGGATGGCTGGATCTTGTAGTAGGGAAATATGCAGTAGATATCAATGGACTTACAGATATAGTTATTACTAAAATAGATGTTCTTAGTGGACTTGATACTGTAAAAATATGTGTAGCATATGATATAGATGGGAAGAGATATACATCTGTTCCAGCATCAACAGAAATTTTGAGCAGAGCAATACCTGTATATGAAGAGTTGCCAGGGTGGAAAGAAGATATCACTCAAATGAAAAATTATGATGAACTTCCAGAAAATTGTAAGAAGTACATTAAAAGAATGGAAGAATTTTTAGGGTGTCCAATAAGTGTTGTATCAGTTGGACCAGATAGATCACAAAATATTCATATCAGAGAAATTTAA
- the trmB gene encoding tRNA (guanine-N7)-methyltransferase: MANDSVKDELWKHFFKNPRKNYNPYILKLLDYPEYIIFDKKIMDSYKGRWKEFFKNDNPVYLEIGSGSGNFAQGMAIRYPKRNHIGLELRFKRLVLSATKVKRDNSKNVLFLRRRGEEILSFVDENEIEGVYVNFPDPWEENEKNRVVQESFFKILDVILKKNGKFFFKTDHDKYYQDVIDLVNSIEGYKIIYNTSDLHKSEKAADNIKTEFEQLFLCKHNKNINYIEIEKIK, from the coding sequence ATGGCAAACGATAGCGTAAAAGATGAGTTATGGAAGCATTTTTTTAAAAATCCAAGAAAAAATTACAATCCATATATATTAAAACTTCTTGACTATCCAGAGTATATTATTTTTGACAAAAAAATTATGGATTCATATAAGGGGAGATGGAAGGAGTTTTTTAAAAATGACAATCCTGTCTATCTTGAAATAGGTTCTGGAAGCGGAAATTTTGCTCAAGGTATGGCAATAAGATATCCTAAGAGAAATCATATAGGACTTGAACTTAGATTTAAGAGATTAGTACTTTCTGCAACAAAAGTAAAAAGAGATAATTCCAAAAATGTTTTGTTTTTAAGAAGAAGAGGAGAAGAGATACTTTCCTTTGTTGATGAAAATGAAATAGAAGGAGTATATGTAAATTTTCCTGATCCTTGGGAAGAAAATGAAAAAAATAGAGTTGTACAGGAAAGTTTTTTTAAAATACTTGATGTAATATTGAAAAAAAATGGGAAATTTTTCTTTAAGACTGACCATGACAAATACTATCAAGATGTTATTGACCTTGTAAATTCAATAGAAGGATATAAAATAATATATAATACATCAGATCTTCATAAAAGTGAAAAAGCAGCAGATAATATTAAAACTGAATTTGAACAGCTGTTTTTATGTAAACATAATAAAAATATCAATTATATTGAGATAGAAAAAATAAAATAA
- the waaA gene encoding 3-deoxy-D-manno-octulosonic acid transferase: MLYDILRIFITPFIYMYMLLNKEKKEFFYKRINQNLDILKKEEYIWVHCSSVGEVNLSEALVKKILSERKERVLLTVMTDTGMRTAKDKYKDNSRVDILYFPLDNRKIIRSILEKIEMKILILIETEIWPNLIHESHKKGKVIIVNGRISDRSYVRYKKLNFYLKNLFKDVDGFYMQSKLDSEKIVKIGADKSRVEILGNLKFDIELERFDEKTKDDLKKSLGVYERKIFTAGSTRTGEYEIIFKVFKKLTNTLLILVPRHIERVPEIEVLIKKEGMTYKKYSKIDSDNFEKTDIILVDKIGILRKLYSIADIAFVGGTLVDIGGHSLLEPLFYGKTPIFGPYLQNVKDISKEILKKNIGYKVEDADEFLEAVNKIEKNSDIYKKNIEIFFEENNKTAEKILVRIDKLLKMED, from the coding sequence ATGTTATATGACATTCTGAGAATATTTATTACACCATTTATATATATGTATATGCTTTTAAATAAAGAAAAAAAAGAATTTTTCTATAAGAGAATAAATCAAAATTTGGATATATTGAAAAAAGAAGAATATATCTGGGTACACTGTTCTTCAGTAGGAGAAGTAAATCTTTCAGAGGCACTGGTAAAAAAAATACTTTCTGAAAGAAAAGAAAGAGTACTTCTTACAGTAATGACAGATACTGGGATGAGAACAGCAAAAGATAAATATAAAGATAATAGTAGGGTAGATATTTTGTATTTTCCTTTAGATAATAGAAAAATTATAAGAAGTATATTGGAAAAAATAGAGATGAAAATTCTTATTCTTATTGAAACAGAGATATGGCCTAATCTTATACATGAATCTCACAAAAAAGGAAAAGTAATAATAGTTAATGGAAGAATATCAGACAGAAGCTATGTAAGATATAAAAAATTGAATTTTTATCTTAAAAATCTTTTTAAAGATGTAGATGGATTTTATATGCAGTCAAAGCTTGATAGTGAAAAAATAGTCAAAATAGGAGCAGATAAGAGTAGGGTAGAAATTCTTGGAAACTTAAAGTTTGATATAGAGCTTGAAAGATTTGATGAGAAAACTAAAGATGATTTAAAAAAATCTTTAGGTGTATATGAAAGAAAAATATTTACTGCTGGAAGTACAAGAACTGGAGAATATGAAATTATTTTTAAAGTTTTCAAGAAACTTACAAATACATTACTTATATTAGTGCCGAGACATATTGAGAGAGTACCTGAAATAGAAGTTTTAATAAAAAAAGAAGGCATGACATATAAAAAATACAGTAAAATAGATAGTGACAATTTTGAAAAAACTGATATAATACTTGTGGATAAAATTGGCATATTAAGAAAATTATACTCAATTGCTGACATAGCATTTGTAGGAGGAACTCTTGTAGATATAGGGGGACATAGTCTTTTAGAACCACTTTTTTATGGAAAAACACCAATATTTGGACCATATCTACAAAATGTAAAAGATATTTCTAAAGAGATTTTGAAAAAAAATATAGGATATAAAGTAGAGGATGCAGATGAATTTTTAGAAGCTGTGAATAAAATAGAAAAAAATAGTGATATATATAAGAAAAATATAGAAATATTTTTTGAAGAAAATAATAAAACAGCTGAAAAAATTTTAGTGAGAATAGATAAACTTTTAAAAATGGAGGATTAA
- the cmk gene encoding cytidylate kinase translates to MEEFIVTVDGPAGSGKSTIAKIVAAKYGLTYLDTGAMYRMIALYALRNNINLENEKSVEAMLENTKLDIVENKFFLNGEDVSEEIRTPEVSGIVSPVAAIKAVRVKLVELQREISKGKKTILDGRDIGTVVFPNAQVKIFLVASPEERARRRFNEYKEKGIEADFESVITSIKERDHIDSTRKESPLMKADDAVEIDSSKMTIEEVVQAISKCIDRKVN, encoded by the coding sequence ATGGAAGAATTCATAGTAACAGTAGATGGACCAGCAGGAAGCGGAAAAAGTACAATAGCTAAAATAGTTGCAGCTAAATATGGACTTACATATTTAGATACAGGGGCAATGTATAGGATGATTGCTTTATATGCTTTAAGAAATAATATAAATCTTGAAAATGAAAAAAGTGTGGAAGCAATGCTGGAAAATACAAAACTGGATATTGTAGAAAATAAGTTTTTTCTTAATGGAGAAGATGTATCAGAAGAAATAAGAACACCTGAAGTAAGTGGAATAGTTTCTCCAGTGGCAGCAATAAAAGCTGTCAGGGTAAAACTCGTAGAATTGCAAAGAGAAATAAGCAAAGGCAAAAAAACTATTTTAGATGGAAGAGATATAGGAACAGTGGTTTTTCCAAATGCTCAAGTTAAAATATTTTTAGTTGCTTCACCAGAAGAAAGAGCTAGAAGAAGATTTAATGAATACAAAGAAAAAGGAATAGAAGCTGATTTTGAATCTGTAATAACTTCTATAAAGGAGAGAGATCATATAGATTCTACAAGAAAAGAGAGTCCTCTTATGAAAGCAGATGATGCGGTGGAGATAGATAGCAGCAAAATGACGATAGAAGAAGTGGTTCAAGCTATATCTAAATGTATAGACAGGAAGGTAAATTAA
- the prmA gene encoding 50S ribosomal protein L11 methyltransferase, which produces MKVVEIKVIYESDDIEKATKEISDIFYGFGVTGLKIEEPLSHKNPLDFYKNEKDFLMVDHAISAYFPLNPYSEKRKNTILERFQEQFSERDDIIYTVDFYEYDEEDYQNSWKKYLFPEKVSEKFVVKPTWREYKADDNELIIELDPGRAFGTGSHPTTSLCLKLMEENIKEGDSVIDVGTGSGILMIAADRLGASEIYGTDIDELAVESAKENLELNKIDENKAKVFKGDLISVVEDKKFDVVVANILTDVLLILLNDISKVVKKDGLIIFSGIIEDKCEILKKEIEALGFEIIEIKADKEWRAMLIKAN; this is translated from the coding sequence ATGAAAGTAGTAGAAATAAAAGTAATTTATGAAAGTGATGATATAGAAAAAGCCACAAAAGAAATATCAGATATATTTTATGGTTTTGGAGTTACAGGTTTAAAGATAGAGGAACCTCTTTCTCATAAAAACCCATTGGATTTTTATAAAAATGAAAAAGATTTTTTAATGGTGGATCATGCTATATCAGCTTATTTTCCATTAAATCCATATTCTGAAAAAAGAAAAAATACTATATTAGAAAGATTTCAAGAGCAATTTTCAGAAAGAGATGATATAATATATACTGTTGATTTTTATGAATATGATGAAGAAGATTATCAAAATAGCTGGAAAAAATATCTTTTCCCTGAAAAAGTAAGCGAAAAATTCGTAGTAAAACCTACTTGGAGAGAGTATAAAGCAGATGATAATGAATTAATAATAGAACTTGATCCAGGAAGAGCTTTTGGAACAGGTTCACATCCTACAACATCTTTATGTCTTAAATTAATGGAAGAGAATATTAAAGAAGGAGACAGTGTAATAGATGTAGGAACAGGATCAGGGATACTTATGATAGCTGCTGATAGACTTGGAGCTTCTGAAATATATGGAACAGATATAGATGAATTAGCTGTAGAGTCAGCAAAAGAAAATCTCGAACTTAATAAAATCGATGAAAATAAAGCTAAAGTATTTAAAGGAGATCTTATATCTGTAGTTGAAGATAAAAAGTTTGATGTAGTAGTTGCTAATATACTTACTGATGTACTTTTAATTTTACTTAATGATATATCAAAAGTAGTAAAAAAAGATGGTTTAATAATTTTCTCTGGTATCATTGAAGATAAATGCGAAATATTGAAAAAAGAAATCGAAGCATTAGGTTTTGAGATAATAGAGATAAAAGCTGATAAAGAATGGAGAGCAATGCTTATAAAAGCTAATTAA
- a CDS encoding putative metallophosphatase produces MKILIVGDIVGNPGRETLRVYLERKRKNYDLVIVNGENSAAGFGITGKLADQLFSWGCDVITGGNHIWDKKEFYDYLDKTDKVLRPANYPDGVPGIGHTIVKDRNGNKIGIISLQGRVFMPPIDCPFKKAKELIEEIKKETKIIIIDFHAEATSEKIAMGWHVDGYVSVIYGTHTHIQTADNKILPEGTGYITDVGMTGSDNGVIGMSVESILPKFLNALPQRFEIAEGNERLNGIEVEIDMETGECKSIERINKSLTEISFS; encoded by the coding sequence ATGAAAATTTTAATAGTTGGAGATATAGTAGGAAATCCTGGAAGAGAAACGCTTAGAGTGTATTTAGAAAGGAAGAGAAAGAATTATGATCTTGTTATAGTGAATGGAGAAAATTCAGCAGCAGGATTTGGAATAACAGGAAAACTAGCAGATCAGTTATTTAGCTGGGGATGTGATGTTATAACTGGAGGTAACCATATTTGGGATAAAAAAGAATTTTATGATTATTTGGATAAGACAGATAAGGTATTAAGACCAGCAAATTATCCAGATGGAGTACCAGGGATAGGACATACTATAGTTAAGGATAGAAATGGAAATAAAATTGGAATAATTTCTCTTCAAGGAAGAGTTTTTATGCCGCCTATTGATTGTCCATTTAAAAAGGCAAAAGAGTTAATAGAAGAGATAAAAAAAGAAACAAAAATAATTATAATAGATTTTCATGCTGAAGCTACATCGGAAAAAATAGCTATGGGGTGGCATGTAGATGGATATGTTTCAGTAATATATGGAACACATACTCATATTCAGACAGCAGATAATAAAATATTGCCAGAAGGAACAGGATATATTACTGATGTTGGTATGACTGGCTCAGATAATGGAGTAATAGGGATGTCTGTTGAATCTATTCTTCCAAAGTTTTTGAATGCACTGCCTCAAAGATTTGAGATAGCTGAAGGAAATGAAAGGCTGAATGGGATAGAAGTGGAAATAGATATGGAAACTGGAGAATGTAAAAGTATAGAGAGAATAAATAAATCACTTACTGAAATAAGTTTTAGTTAA
- the rny gene encoding ribonuclease Y: MNIGISIGLAIIGLSIIISLMYKKSVIDKKINELNDLEDEVTKSKIKAKEIIELAEKEALAKGKEIELKAKEHVYQLKEEAEREIKNSKNELLQKEARLTKKEETLDNKIEKLEVKSQELERTTEELELKREEIDKIRLQQENELERISGLSKVEARDILIAKLRDDLTHETAVAIKEFESKLEDEKDRISRRILSTSIGKASADYVVDATVSVVNLPNDEMKGRIIGREGRNIRAIEALTGVDIIIDDTPEAVVLSSFDGVKREIARIAIEKLITDGRIHPGKIEEVVNKAKKEIEKEIVDAGEEALIELGIPAMHPEVIRTLGRLKFRTSYGQNVLTHSIEVAKLSANLAAEIGADTELAKRAGLLHDVGKVLENDIEASHAIIGGEFLRKFGEKSDVINAVMAHHNEVEFETVEAILVQAADAISASRPGARRETLTAYLKRLESLEEIANSFNGVESSYAIQAGREIRIIINPDSISDDAATKMSRDVAKKIEETMQYPGQIKVTIVRETRAVEYAK, translated from the coding sequence ATGAATATAGGAATAAGTATAGGCTTAGCGATAATCGGACTTAGTATTATCATTTCACTGATGTATAAAAAGTCTGTTATAGATAAAAAAATAAATGAGTTAAATGATTTAGAGGATGAAGTTACAAAATCGAAAATAAAAGCTAAAGAAATAATAGAATTAGCTGAAAAAGAAGCATTAGCAAAAGGAAAAGAAATAGAACTTAAGGCTAAAGAACATGTATACCAATTAAAAGAAGAAGCTGAAAGAGAAATTAAAAATTCTAAAAATGAACTTCTTCAAAAGGAAGCAAGACTTACTAAAAAAGAAGAAACTTTGGATAATAAAATAGAAAAATTAGAAGTGAAAAGCCAAGAACTTGAAAGAACTACTGAAGAACTTGAATTAAAAAGAGAAGAAATAGATAAAATAAGATTACAGCAGGAAAATGAGCTTGAGAGAATATCTGGACTTTCGAAAGTTGAAGCAAGAGATATTCTTATAGCAAAATTGAGAGATGATCTTACACATGAAACTGCTGTAGCTATTAAAGAATTTGAAAGCAAACTTGAAGATGAAAAGGATAGAATATCTAGAAGAATACTTTCAACTTCTATAGGTAAAGCATCAGCTGATTATGTAGTAGATGCAACTGTTTCAGTTGTAAATCTTCCTAATGATGAAATGAAAGGAAGAATAATTGGAAGAGAAGGAAGAAACATAAGAGCTATTGAAGCATTAACAGGTGTAGATATTATAATAGATGACACTCCAGAGGCAGTTGTGCTTTCTAGTTTTGATGGAGTAAAAAGAGAAATAGCAAGGATAGCTATTGAAAAACTTATTACTGATGGAAGAATTCATCCAGGTAAAATTGAAGAAGTAGTAAATAAAGCTAAAAAAGAAATAGAAAAAGAAATAGTAGATGCTGGAGAAGAAGCATTAATTGAATTAGGAATACCAGCAATGCATCCTGAAGTAATAAGAACTTTAGGAAGATTAAAATTTAGAACAAGTTATGGGCAAAATGTACTTACTCACTCAATAGAAGTAGCAAAATTATCAGCTAATTTAGCTGCTGAGATAGGTGCAGATACAGAGTTAGCAAAAAGAGCAGGACTTTTACATGATGTAGGAAAAGTTCTTGAAAATGATATAGAAGCTTCTCATGCTATTATTGGTGGAGAATTTTTAAGAAAATTTGGAGAAAAATCAGATGTAATAAATGCTGTTATGGCTCATCACAATGAAGTTGAATTTGAAACTGTGGAAGCTATACTTGTACAGGCAGCAGATGCTATATCAGCATCAAGACCAGGTGCAAGAAGAGAAACTCTTACTGCTTATCTGAAGAGACTGGAAAGTCTTGAGGAAATAGCAAATTCATTTAATGGAGTTGAATCATCTTATGCTATACAAGCTGGAAGAGAGATTAGAATAATAATCAATCCAGATTCTATAAGTGATGATGCAGCAACTAAGATGTCTAGAGATGTAGCTAAGAAAATAGAGGAAACAATGCAGTATCCTGGACAGATAAAAGTTACTATTGTTAGAGAAACTAGAGCAGTAGAATACGCTAAATAA
- a CDS encoding anti-sigma F factor antagonist: MVENFDIIEKNVGDIKVIKVVGELDALVAPKLKERITKLVEMDTIKFIIDFEELVHINSLAMGILRGKLRVVKEIGGDIKLIKLNENIKTIFEMIGLDEIFEIYETEDEAVESFK, encoded by the coding sequence ATGGTAGAGAATTTTGATATAATCGAAAAAAATGTTGGGGATATAAAAGTTATAAAAGTAGTTGGGGAATTAGATGCTTTAGTAGCTCCAAAATTAAAAGAAAGAATAACAAAACTTGTTGAAATGGACACAATAAAATTTATAATTGATTTTGAAGAATTAGTTCATATAAACAGTTTAGCTATGGGAATCCTAAGAGGAAAATTAAGAGTGGTAAAAGAAATAGGTGGAGATATAAAACTTATAAAATTAAATGAAAATATTAAAACTATATTCGAAATGATAGGATTAGATGAAATATTTGAAATATATGAAACAGAAGATGAGGCAGTGGAAAGCTTTAAATAA
- a CDS encoding anti-sigma B factor has protein sequence MKNIIRMSIPSSLENLSLIRALVKTYLEVQHINEKDIFQLLSVVDELSTNVVEHGYKYKPGDIILEIQKSNDIIQLIVEDNGIGFDEEKLSKEEGGMGLYIARAIADNFKIEKKLNGTLFKIEKRIKEAV, from the coding sequence GTGAAAAATATCATTAGGATGTCAATCCCATCTTCTTTAGAGAATTTATCTCTTATTAGAGCTTTGGTAAAAACTTATTTAGAAGTTCAGCATATAAATGAGAAAGATATATTTCAACTGTTGTCTGTTGTAGATGAACTTTCAACAAATGTGGTAGAACATGGATATAAGTATAAACCAGGAGACATTATTCTAGAAATACAAAAGTCAAATGATATAATACAATTGATAGTAGAAGATAATGGAATAGGTTTTGATGAGGAAAAATTAAGTAAAGAAGAAGGCGGAATGGGATTATATATAGCAAGAGCCATAGCTGATAATTTTAAAATTGAAAAAAAATTAAATGGAACACTTTTTAAGATAGAAAAGAGAATTAAGGAGGCTGTATAA
- the miaA gene encoding tRNA dimethylallyltransferase → MLKGLVIAGPTGVGKTDLSIKLAKLIGADIISADSAQIYKGMNIGTAKINIEEMQGVKHHMLDVVEPIKKYNVGDYQKNVDNILKEKEKEKKNIIITGGTGLYISSITEGLSSLPTADSLLREELMKKDTDELYNELKAIDPEAALDIHKNNRRRVERALEVFKLTGEKFSVLSKKNIKGNNYSFLKVALERDRDILYERINLRVEIMIEKGLVKEVKELYEKYGENLKKINIIGYTQLIDYFNNNCTFEEAIENIKRDSRRYAKRQFTWFKNDPSYIWYDLDKMGEERIIDKITSELKL, encoded by the coding sequence ATGCTAAAAGGATTAGTTATAGCAGGTCCTACTGGAGTAGGGAAAACAGATTTATCTATTAAGTTGGCAAAATTAATTGGGGCAGATATAATTTCAGCAGATTCAGCCCAGATATATAAAGGAATGAATATAGGAACAGCTAAAATTAATATAGAAGAAATGCAGGGAGTAAAACATCATATGCTCGATGTGGTAGAACCTATAAAAAAGTATAATGTAGGAGATTATCAAAAGAATGTAGATAATATTTTAAAAGAAAAGGAAAAAGAGAAAAAAAATATTATTATAACAGGAGGAACAGGATTATACATAAGTTCCATAACAGAGGGATTATCTTCTTTGCCAACAGCTGATTCACTACTTCGTGAAGAACTTATGAAAAAAGATACAGATGAACTATACAATGAACTTAAAGCTATAGATCCAGAGGCTGCATTGGATATACATAAAAATAATAGAAGGAGAGTGGAACGAGCTCTTGAAGTTTTTAAATTGACAGGAGAAAAATTTTCAGTCCTTTCTAAAAAAAATATTAAAGGAAATAATTACAGCTTTTTAAAAGTAGCTTTGGAAAGAGATAGAGATATTCTTTATGAAAGAATAAATCTAAGAGTAGAAATAATGATAGAAAAAGGTCTTGTAAAAGAAGTAAAAGAATTATATGAAAAATATGGTGAAAATTTAAAAAAAATAAATATTATAGGTTATACACAACTGATAGATTATTTTAATAATAATTGTACTTTTGAAGAAGCCATTGAAAATATAAAAAGAGATTCAAGAAGATATGCAAAAAGACAGTTTACATGGTTTAAAAATGACCCTTCATATATATGGTATGATCTAGATAAAATGGGTGAAGAAAGAATAATAGATAAAATAACATCTGAATTAAAGTTATGA